One window of Mus caroli chromosome 11, CAROLI_EIJ_v1.1, whole genome shotgun sequence genomic DNA carries:
- the Zbtb4 gene encoding zinc finger and BTB domain-containing protein 4, with protein sequence MPPPAEVTDPSHAPAVLRQLNEQRLRGLFCDVTLIAGDTKFPAHRSVLAASSPFFREALLASAPLPLPPVTGGSAPSPATTTAASSSSSSPPPASPHSSSPPRVLELPGVPAAAFSDVLNFIYSARLALPGGGGDGAAVAEIGALGRRLGISRLQGLGEGGDTWLPPAPASMVTSDPTEDGLGAGPRTDGEWVGDKAEALTPDSQPRRPFPCPRCGKSFIHPKRLQTHEAQCRRGSNTRGSAGLGPGVSGPGGPAGVDASALPQPVGFRDGPEHVVKVVGGHVLYVCAACERSYVTLSSLKRHSNVHSWRRKYPCRYCEKVFALAEYRTKHEVWHTGERRYQCIFCWDTFVTYYNLKTHQRAFHGISPGLLASEKTPNGGYKPKLNTLKLYRLLPMRAAKRPYKTYSQGAPEAPLSPSLHTPAPAAMPASPQPLPPPAPEPGPPPSVITFAHPAPSVIVHGSSSSGAAGGGPAGTGGSQAASVITYTTPPRPPKKREYPPPPPEPTATPTSPASTAVSPATAAGPATATEEAKGRNLRAGRTLTYTAKPVGGLSGSGGSPTGTGRGSSQLQAPPPLCQITVRIGEEAIVKRRISETDLHPGELSGEEVEESEEEEEEEEEEDQEEQEESKAGGEDQLWRPYYSYKPKRKAGATAGGASGVSGLPRGRRPPRWRQKLERRGWEETPSVEGPGGRGRGERRHRCGDCAQAFATVRKLRKHQESHSGGSHTSRTGRRSSTRFTCPHCAKVCKTAAALNRHGQRHAVERPGGTPTPVIAYSKGSIGTRPTDVKEEAPQEMQVSSSSGEAGGGSAAAAEASESASLQDPVISGGEEPPAAGGGSYVYPPVQEFPLALIGGSREPGAGKGKPGNEGSLGASEGDRMEGMGTAKVTFYPEPYPLVYGPQLLAAYPYNFSNLAALPVALNMVLPDEKGGGALPFLPGVFGYAVNPQAAPPTPPPPLPLPLPVSPKEIGGMTGVERTQKGDVG encoded by the exons ATGCCACCCCCTGCAGAGGTGACGGACCCATCCCATGCCCCAGCTGTCCTGCGTCAGCTCAATGAGCAGCGGCTCCGTGGCCTCTTCTGTGACGTCACCCTCATAGCTGGAGACACCAAGTTCCCTGCTCACCGCAGTGTCCTGGCCGCCTCTAGTCCCTTCTTCAGAGAAGCCCTACTAGCCTCAGCCCCATTGCCCCTCCCACCAGTTACTGGCGGCTCAGCCCCCAGCCCCGCAACCACCACAGCTGCCTCCTCTTcgtcctcctctccccctccagcCTCTCCTCACTCTTCATCTCCTCCCCGGGTGCTAGAGCTGCCCGGGGTCCCAGCAGCTGCCTTCTCCGATGTCCTCAACTTCATCTATAGTGCCCGGCTTGCACTCCCTGGTGGTGGCGGGGATGGGGCAGCTGTGGCAGAAATTGGAGCTCTGGGCCGGAGGCTGGGTATCTCCCGTCTACAGGGCCTGGGGGAAGGAGGTGATACTTGGCTACCACCTGCCCCAGCTTCCATGGTCACCTCAGATCCTACTGAGGATGGTTTGGGGGCAGGACCTAGAACAGatggagagtgggtgggtgacaAAGCTGAGGCCCTGACTCCTGACTCCCAGCCCCGACGGCCCTTTCCTTGCCCTCGATGTGGAAAAAGCTTCATCCATCCCAAGCGACTACAGACCCACGAGGCTCAGTGTCGACGAGGGTCCAACACTCGGGGGTCTGCAGGGCTGGGACCTGGGGTCTCTGGCCCTGGGGGTCCTGCAGGAGTGGATGCCTCTGCCTTGCCACAACCAGTGGGCTTCAGAGATGGCCCTGAGCATGTGGTGAAGGTTGTGGGCGGCCACGTGCTCTATGTGTGTGCAGCCTGTGAGCGTTCCTACGTGACCCTGTCCAGCCTGAAGCGGCACAGCAATGTACACTCGTGGCGGAGGAAGTACCCCTGCCGCTACTGTGAGAAGGTGTTTGCCCTGGCTGAGTACCGCACCAAGCACGAGGTGTGGCACACTGGGGAGCGCAG GTACCAGTGCATCTTCTGCTGGGACACCTTTGTCACCTATTATAACCTGAAGACCCACCAGCGAGCCTTCCATGGCATTAGCCCTGGCCTCCTAGCCAGTGAGAAGACACCCAATGGAGGCTACAAACCCAAGCTTAATACCCTCAAGCTGTACCGCCTGCTCCCTATGCGGGCAGCCAAGCGGCCCTACAAGACCTACAGTCAGGGAGCCCCCGAGGCCCCTCTTTCTCCAAGCCTCCACACACCGGCCCCCGCGGCAATGCCAGCCAGCCCCCAACCCTTACCCCCACCCGCCCCAGAACCTGGTCCTCCCCCCTCTGTCATCACCTTTGCTCATCCGGCTCCCTCTGTCATTGTCCATGGGAGCAGTAGTAGTGGTGCAGCCGGGGGCGGACCAGCCGGCACAGGAGGGTCCCAAGCTGCCTCAGTCATCACTTATACGACTCCCCCAAGACCCCCCAAGAAACGAGAGTACCCACCTCCTCCCCCTGAGCCTACAGCAACACCTACCAGCCCAGCCTCCACCGCCGTCAGCCCAGCCACAGCTGCAGggccagccacagccacagaggaGGCCAAGGGCCGGAATCTGCGGGCTGGGAGGACTCTGACTTACACAGCCAAACCTGTGGGTGGGttgagtgggagtgggggttcCCCCACAGGGACTGGCCGAGGCTCTTCTCAGCTTCAGGCTCCACCTCCACTGTGTCAGATCACTGTGCGAATTGGGGAAGAGGCCATTGTCAAGCGCCGCATCTCAGAAACTGACCTGCATCCCGGAGAGCTGAGTGGAGAGGAAGTAGAGGAGagcgaggaagaggaggaggaagaggaggaggaggaccaggaggaacAAGAGGAATCGAAGGCTGGAGGGGAAGATCAGCTTTGGAGACCATACTATTCATACAAGCCTAAGCGCAAGGCTGGAGCTACTGCCGGCGGGGCCAGCGGGGTCAGTGGACTGCCCCGAGGACGAAGACCACCACGCTGGAGGCAAAAGCTGGAACGAAGGGGCTGGGAGGAGACCCCATCAGTGGAGGGCCCAGGAGGACGAGGACGTGGTGAGCGTAGGCACCGTTGTGGGGATTGTGCCCAGGCCTTTGCCACTGTGAGGAAGCTGAGAAAGCACCAGGAATCCCATAGTGGAGGCTCCCACACCTCCAGGACTGGGAGGAGGTCTTCCACCCGCTTCACTTGTCCCCACTGTGCCAAGGTGTGCAAGACGGCAGCTGCCCTGAACCGACATGGGCAAAGGCATGCTGTGGAACGGCCCGGGGGCACTCCGACACCTGTCATTGCCTATTCCAAAGGCAGCATTGGCACCAGGCCCACTGACGTCAAGGAGGAGGCCCCTCAGGAGATGCAAGTGTCCTCTTCCAGTGGGGAGGCAGGCGGTGGTAGCGCTGCCGCGGCTGAAGCTTCTGAATCTGCCTCACTCCAGGACCCGGTCATCTCTGGGGGTGAGGAGCCTCCAGCAGCAGGTGGGGGCAGCTATGTATACCCGCCTGTGCAGGAATTTCCCCTGGCCCTGATAGGAGGCAGCCGGGAGCCCGGTGCCGGCAAAGGAAAACCTGGGAATGAGGGTTCCTTGGGAGCTTCGGAGGGAGACCGGATGGAGGGGATGGGGACTGCCAAAGTCACCTTCTACCCTGAGCCCTACCCACTTGTCTACGGCCCCCAGCTCCTTGCTGCCTACCCTTACAACTTCAGCAACTTGGCTGCTCTCCCAGTTGCTCTCAACATGGTCCTACCTGACGAAAAGGGTGGTGGGGCCCTTCCCTTCCTACCAGGGGTCTTTGGCTACGCAGTGAATCCTCAAGCGGCgccacccactccccctccccctctccctctccctctgccagtttcccctaaggaaataggGGGAATGACAGGGGTAGAGAGAACCCAGAAGGGGGATGTGGGGTGA